CTTACTACCAGTCCAGACCTTGCCAGTATAAGCACCGCTGTTTTCCCACCCACGAAATGTTCTCTGCATCAACCCGTCGAAATAAGACTTCGCCGGCTCAATGAGCGTACCGTCGTCGAACACATTGTACCACTGAGACCGGTCGGTCCAGAAGGTCGGCTTCGCGCCACCAACAATAATACTACCATCGTTCCTGGGTATAAGATAGTCGTACATTGACGGTCCGTGTCTGATGCTGTAGGTCTGCGACAAGAAGGGTGCTGTTTCCCCCTGGGGCACAACAATGCGACTGCAGATGCCTCGAACGGGGACGATATGGTTCTTGAACTCGGGGGCCAGGTGTGAAGTGTATCCGTTGGTAGCCAGTAAAATCTTTCTAGCCTTGATACTTCCTCGCGCCGTGGATACCTTCCAgcggccatcaaggaggggGCTTTCTGAGATATGAGTGACAGGAGTGTGGGTCTGGAGGTTTCCCCCTTTCTGCACAACGCCTTTCAGCAGGTGCATTACCAACTTATACGGCCAAATGTGGCCCGCTGTGAACGTGAAACACGATAAGGCTCCTTTGACGCCCGAAACCTGAGACTTCTGATTAGTTGTTCTCCATATCCTAAGCTCAACGATGTGCGGGGAGGGAATCTTTACCATTTCGGCCTGCTTCCGAGACGTATAATGCACATCCTTGAGATTAGCCACTCCTGATTCGACTAGCTTCGTGAAGGCCTCCTCAGTTGCCACTGCGAGACCCTCATCCAAAATGACGTCGCAGGTCCTGGTCAGAGTAAAGTCGCAGTCtatcttctccttctctacAAGTTCTTTTACTGCGAAAACCTGTGAAGCCTCGAAGTTGGCGACCTCAACCGCGGCCTCTACACCGTATTTCTCGATGTACTTGGGTATGTTGAAGTAAACGTCCGGCTTCAGTTGACCGCCTGCGAGATGAAATTAGAGCTCTTGTCATCGGCGGTTGCACTGCTTTCATGAATGATTCCgagggagaaaaggagggagggagaaacTTGCCATTACGCCCTGTGGCGCCTGAGCACGCTTCTCGAGCCTCAAGAATCACTAcggatggaggggaagggtTGTCTTCGTAAATGTAGTGGGCGAGAGCAGCGCCGGCAAAACCAGCACCGATGATCAAAACATCGCACTCGGCCGGGAGATGCTCGGTGCTTCGATGACTGTCCAATTCGTGTAGCTCTGTTCTCCAGAAAGGCTCAGTCGAGTTACCGACGGGGATAGGGTCTTTGTCTTCCATGTCGGTTCTGACACTGTGTATCCATGTATCAGATGGGCGATAAGAGAGCAGCGATGATAGAGCAACACACCCCTTTATTATACTCTACTCCTTATGATTAGACTACTTCCACCGGTAGCATGTTCGTGTTATCTCGATAGCCAGGAAACGCAATGTTCCGTTATCGTCAATACTGCATGAAATGCTCCCCCAAGCACATCTCCGCAGAAGAAATACCCACAGCTGCTCCACCCCCGCCCCCaaggccgggggggggggacctTCGGTGATACCCGCAACTTTTGAAGTTATCCACGGGAAACACCGAAGTGCTCGGTTGACTAGGCGATACGGATAGTCTCTCAATAAGGAAACGTATGCATCGGTTTATCGGGCACAGTCTGGTTGTCGGTTCAGGCCTTCGGTTTATCGAGAAAGATACAGAGACGGATATCTAACTTGACAAGAATCCTGGCAACACGGCATCATCTTTTTATCTTTACTCTGTAGTGCTTGGCCAGCGTTTGCCCCATCAGCATTCCCGAGATAACGAGTCACTGGTAGGAGCGAACGTCCCGACATGCTTTGAGCTAAGACCTCGCCGCATTTAACACTCCACCGACGCTCTGTGGAATGACAATTGCAGAACTGCCAACTCGGTTCTAAAAAACCACAATAGTCAGCAATTCATCGCCTTCTCACACAA
The DNA window shown above is from Colletotrichum destructivum chromosome 2, complete sequence and carries:
- a CDS encoding Putative FAD dependent oxidoreductase, FAD/NAD(P)-binding domain superfamily, which translates into the protein MEDKDPIPVGNSTEPFWRTELHELDSHRSTEHLPAECDVLIIGAGFAGAALAHYIYEDNPSPPSVVILEAREACSGATGRGQLKPDVYFNIPKYIEKYGVEAAVEVANFEASQVFAVKELVEKEKIDCDFTLTRTCDVILDEGLAVATEEAFTKLVESGVANLKDVHYTSRKQAEMVKIPSPHIVELRIWRTTNQKSQVSGVKGALSCFTFTAGHIWPYKLVMHLLKGVVQKGGNLQTHTPVTHISESPLLDGRWKVSTARGSIKARKILLATNGYTSHLAPEFKNHIVPVRGICSRIVVPQGETAPFLSQTYSIRHGPSMYDYLIPRNDGSIIVGGAKPTFWTDRSQWYNVFDDGTLIEPAKSYFDGLMQRTFRGWENSGAYTGKVWTGIMGFSSDFMPYVGEVPAKPGQFILGGFSGHGMPLILLSAKGVVQMLRHGKPFGETGIPSLFQATKERLENTKNSIIDEHSVQHMRGKL